In Salinigranum marinum, one DNA window encodes the following:
- a CDS encoding Sir2 family NAD-dependent protein deacetylase, whose product MDGTGSEPDGGDAETETALRTVADALVEGHGAMVLTGAGVSTASGVPSFRGEGGIWRTEFDPNDFHHSRFLRDPAGFWADRLRLQEAMFGGEYEPNAAHHALVALEERGVIDGVVTQNTDGLHRAAGQETLAELHGNAARVACQSCGGTRPAEPIFDRVRDGDRPPRCDCGGVYKPDVVLFGEQLDPDTLARAEELAMGSETVLAVGTSLQVEPAASLAGLGERLVVVNFDETPYTDRAAVDLRADVTRALPRLVDLVDDRP is encoded by the coding sequence ATGGACGGCACAGGGAGCGAGCCCGACGGCGGAGACGCCGAGACTGAGACGGCACTGCGGACCGTCGCCGACGCGCTCGTCGAGGGACACGGGGCGATGGTGCTCACGGGTGCGGGCGTCTCGACCGCCTCGGGCGTACCGAGTTTCCGCGGCGAGGGTGGCATCTGGCGGACCGAGTTCGACCCGAACGACTTCCACCACTCGCGGTTCCTGCGCGATCCCGCGGGTTTTTGGGCCGACCGGCTCCGCCTCCAGGAGGCGATGTTCGGGGGCGAGTACGAGCCGAACGCCGCCCACCATGCGCTCGTCGCCCTGGAGGAACGCGGCGTCATCGACGGCGTCGTCACCCAGAACACCGACGGCCTCCACCGCGCGGCGGGTCAGGAGACGCTGGCGGAGCTCCACGGGAACGCCGCCCGCGTCGCGTGTCAGTCGTGCGGGGGGACGCGCCCCGCAGAGCCGATCTTCGACCGCGTCCGCGACGGCGACCGCCCGCCGCGGTGTGACTGCGGCGGCGTCTACAAGCCCGACGTCGTGCTCTTCGGCGAACAGCTCGACCCCGACACGCTCGCGCGGGCCGAAGAGCTCGCGATGGGCTCGGAGACCGTCCTCGCGGTGGGTACCTCGCTGCAGGTCGAGCCCGCGGCGTCGCTCGCCGGGCTGGGCGAGCGGCTCGTCGTCGTCAACTTCGACGAGACGCCGTACACAGACCGCGCAGCGGTCGACCTCCGCGCGGACGTCACGCGGGCGCTGCCCCGACTGGTCGACCTCGTCGACGACCGGCCGTGA
- the fer gene encoding ferredoxin Fer, translating into MASPFDILQVDPDADERELSRAYRRRVIETHPDQGGSAREFQLVKQAYEEIKAGRGDAELETAVDAEDTDPPDDGVDADDGQDDDAGGDEPVEEGSEGVTVEYLNYDVLADHGWSLDDEDLFEKAADADLDPADRGRFLVQGRESILQAAENCGFAWPYACRGGACANCAVAVTEGEVEMPAGHILSSEMRDNGIELSCIGIPTTDELKVVYNVKHLPGLDELRLPASRFEKAQLND; encoded by the coding sequence GTGGCGTCTCCGTTCGATATTCTACAGGTCGACCCGGACGCGGACGAACGGGAACTGAGCCGGGCGTATCGCCGCCGCGTAATCGAGACCCACCCGGACCAGGGCGGCTCGGCGCGGGAGTTCCAGCTCGTCAAGCAGGCGTACGAGGAGATCAAGGCGGGTCGCGGCGACGCCGAACTCGAGACCGCGGTCGACGCGGAGGACACGGACCCCCCCGACGACGGCGTCGACGCGGACGACGGCCAGGACGACGACGCCGGCGGGGACGAGCCGGTCGAGGAGGGGTCGGAGGGCGTGACGGTCGAGTACCTGAACTACGACGTCCTCGCCGACCACGGCTGGTCGCTCGACGACGAGGACCTGTTCGAGAAGGCGGCCGACGCGGATCTCGACCCCGCCGACCGCGGCCGCTTTCTCGTCCAGGGCCGCGAGTCGATCCTGCAGGCCGCAGAGAACTGCGGCTTCGCGTGGCCGTACGCCTGCCGCGGCGGGGCGTGCGCCAACTGCGCGGTCGCCGTCACGGAGGGCGAGGTGGAGATGCCGGCCGGACACATCCTCTCGTCGGAGATGCGCGACAACGGGATCGAACTGTCGTGTATCGGGATCCCGACGACGGACGAACTGAAAGTCGTCTACAACGTCAAGCACCTGCCGGGGCTCGACGAACTCCGACTGCCGGCGAGCCGGTTCGAGAAGGCACAACTCAACGACTGA
- a CDS encoding ATP-dependent DNA ligase produces MRRSHGRPDPCRGRRRRVRGPRRDRRHDAGRWTDRGGRRGRREQRWGAISGRLPPAGWSADAWKASVLDQLFDRLPLHVFVKDRDGRIALVTKGPVEERLHPFGNRFRGKRDIDGVVPFEEGLGSYVDDLRVIGIGDPAVDEEEYFASSGRWFLTTKIPLHDGTDDVVGLLGVTREVTERKERELQLTALNHLVRHNLRNEVNVIRGWAEVLHEGVDEEHRANADRIVRASNRLLSTIDKQQETVDVLTECAGPVTLDVAALTRRIADDDADRYPDARVDRTVPENVPIRVVEGFGQSVGELVENAIVHNARDAPLVDLRVETRDERVRSRVADDGPPIPEMEVATLTGERSIEPLYRGTGLGLWMVNWIVRRSDGTLGFEPNDPRGNVVAVSVPATERRETRCPVGRTRPTSTPGRERGSSPPVPNTRPMEFATLVATFDALDATASTLDKTAVLAERFAGADGRLADLVVVVQGQLFPSWDPADLGVSSRSARAAVAKATGVDEAAIEERWGETGDLGDAAAWAVDHRTQQRLFSEPLTVDRLLSTLRAFPDFQGAGSQTRRIDELAGLVSDADPAEARYLVRLAVGHLRLGIGDGLVRDAIAAAFLADGTPLWELPPERRTEPPAELTAAVERGFQVTNDYPLVATTARDEGLAGLAALDIEVGRPIQSMKAEKAESAAAGIDAVASHPAVLVETKLDGMRLQVHVDGDDVTLYTRRLGDVTAGFPEVEAAVREAVTATTAVLDGEAVGFDGETDELVPFQEFSRRIKREYEVERLAAEIPATLYLFDALHVDGDSLLDSPLRERVARLEASFTPSAGRIERVRNTWLDETDEPVARTESFYREVLAAGHEGVMLKNGTAPYQPGVRVGQMVKLKPVMEPLDLVVTRAQWSEGRRAEQLGRLFLGCRDPETGEFREVGRLSTGYTDEELAALTERLEHHVTGEAGRQVEVEPAVVLEVEYEEIQRSTEYDSGFALRFPRFLGVREDLDPTAADTSARIESLYEGQ; encoded by the coding sequence GTGCGTCGAAGCCACGGACGGCCGGATCCCTGCCGGGGCCGTCGCCGACGGGTTCGCGGCCCGCGTCGTGACCGACGGCACGACGCCGGTCGATGGACTGACCGAGGCGGTCGACGCGGCCGTCGGGAGCAACGGTGGGGGGCGATCTCCGGGCGACTCCCCCCGGCCGGCTGGTCGGCGGACGCCTGGAAAGCGAGCGTCCTCGACCAGCTGTTCGACAGGCTCCCGCTCCACGTCTTCGTCAAGGACCGCGACGGTCGGATCGCACTCGTCACCAAGGGTCCCGTCGAGGAGCGCCTCCACCCCTTCGGGAACCGGTTCCGCGGCAAGCGCGACATCGACGGCGTCGTCCCGTTCGAGGAGGGGCTCGGCTCGTACGTCGACGACCTGCGGGTGATCGGCATAGGCGACCCGGCCGTCGACGAGGAGGAGTACTTCGCGTCGTCGGGACGGTGGTTCCTGACCACGAAGATCCCCCTCCACGACGGGACGGACGACGTCGTCGGGCTACTCGGGGTCACGCGGGAGGTGACCGAGCGCAAGGAGCGCGAACTCCAGCTCACCGCGCTCAACCACCTCGTCCGGCACAACCTCCGGAACGAGGTGAACGTCATCCGGGGCTGGGCCGAGGTCCTCCACGAGGGGGTCGACGAGGAACACCGGGCGAACGCCGACCGGATCGTCCGGGCGTCGAACCGCCTGCTGTCGACGATCGACAAACAGCAGGAAACCGTCGACGTCCTCACCGAGTGTGCCGGCCCCGTCACCCTCGACGTCGCCGCGCTCACGCGACGGATCGCCGACGACGACGCCGATCGCTACCCCGACGCTCGGGTGGATCGGACGGTCCCCGAGAACGTCCCGATCAGGGTAGTCGAGGGGTTCGGACAGTCGGTCGGCGAACTGGTGGAGAACGCCATCGTCCACAACGCGCGGGACGCGCCGCTCGTCGACCTGCGCGTCGAGACCCGCGACGAACGGGTCCGGAGCCGCGTCGCCGACGACGGCCCGCCGATCCCCGAGATGGAGGTCGCAACCCTGACGGGCGAACGATCGATCGAACCGCTCTACCGCGGCACGGGACTGGGCCTGTGGATGGTCAACTGGATCGTCAGGCGCTCGGACGGCACGCTGGGGTTCGAACCGAACGACCCGCGCGGGAACGTCGTCGCCGTCTCCGTCCCGGCCACCGAGCGACGCGAGACGCGGTGTCCGGTCGGCCGGACACGACCGACGTCGACCCCCGGTCGAGAGCGGGGTTCTTCCCCACCCGTGCCCAACACGCGTCCGATGGAGTTCGCCACGCTGGTCGCGACGTTCGACGCGCTCGACGCGACCGCCTCGACGCTCGACAAGACGGCCGTCTTAGCGGAGCGGTTCGCCGGTGCCGACGGCCGACTCGCCGACCTGGTCGTGGTCGTCCAGGGACAGCTGTTCCCCTCGTGGGACCCCGCCGACCTCGGGGTCTCCTCGCGGTCGGCGCGCGCGGCGGTGGCGAAGGCGACCGGCGTCGATGAGGCGGCGATCGAGGAGCGCTGGGGCGAGACGGGCGACCTCGGCGACGCCGCCGCGTGGGCGGTCGACCACCGGACACAACAGCGCCTGTTCTCCGAGCCGCTCACCGTCGACCGGCTGTTGTCGACGCTCCGTGCGTTCCCCGACTTCCAGGGGGCGGGCTCGCAGACCCGACGGATCGACGAACTGGCCGGGCTCGTCTCGGACGCCGACCCTGCGGAGGCCCGGTACCTCGTCCGGCTCGCCGTCGGTCACCTCCGGCTCGGGATCGGCGACGGGCTGGTCCGTGACGCCATCGCCGCCGCGTTCTTAGCCGACGGGACACCGCTGTGGGAACTCCCTCCCGAGCGCCGGACCGAACCGCCCGCGGAGCTCACCGCGGCGGTCGAGCGCGGCTTTCAGGTGACGAACGACTACCCGCTCGTGGCGACGACCGCACGCGACGAGGGACTGGCCGGGCTCGCGGCGCTCGACATCGAGGTGGGCCGGCCGATCCAGTCGATGAAGGCCGAGAAAGCCGAGTCGGCGGCGGCCGGCATCGACGCGGTCGCCTCGCACCCGGCGGTGCTCGTCGAGACGAAGCTCGACGGGATGCGGCTGCAGGTCCACGTCGACGGCGACGACGTGACGCTGTACACCCGTCGGCTCGGAGACGTTACCGCGGGGTTCCCCGAGGTCGAGGCCGCGGTGCGCGAGGCGGTCACCGCGACGACAGCCGTGCTGGACGGGGAGGCTGTCGGGTTCGACGGCGAGACGGACGAGTTGGTCCCGTTCCAGGAGTTCTCGCGGCGCATCAAGCGCGAGTACGAGGTCGAGCGGCTGGCCGCCGAGATCCCCGCCACGCTGTACCTGTTCGACGCGCTCCACGTCGACGGCGACTCGTTGCTCGACAGCCCGCTCCGCGAGCGAGTCGCCCGGCTGGAGGCGTCGTTCACGCCGTCGGCGGGGCGGATCGAGCGCGTCCGGAACACGTGGCTGGACGAGACCGACGAGCCGGTCGCTCGGACGGAGTCGTTCTACCGCGAGGTGCTCGCGGCCGGCCACGAGGGAGTCATGCTGAAGAACGGGACGGCACCGTACCAGCCGGGCGTTCGGGTCGGGCAGATGGTGAAGCTCAAGCCGGTGATGGAACCACTCGACCTCGTGGTGACGCGTGCGCAGTGGTCGGAGGGCCGCCGGGCCGAACAGCTCGGACGGCTCTTTCTCGGCTGTCGCGACCCCGAGACCGGAGAGTTCAGGGAGGTGGGGCGGCTGTCGACGGGGTACACCGACGAGGAACTGGCGGCGCTGACCGAGCGCTTGGAGCACCACGTCACGGGCGAGGCGGGCCGGCAGGTCGAGGTAGAACCCGCGGTCGTCCTCGAAGTCGAGTACGAGGAGATCCAGCGCTCGACCGAGTACGACTCCGGCTTCGCGCTTCGGTTCCCGCGGTTCCTGGGCGTGCGCGAGGACCTCGATCCGACGGCGGCCGACACCAGCGCTCGGATCGAGTCGCTGTACGAAGGGCAGTAG
- the cofH gene encoding 7,8-didemethyl-8-hydroxy-5-deazariboflavin synthase subunit CofH — translation MSSRPVPTDVTFEHVPDTDQSFENALVKARAGDRLTVDDGVELLTTGTDADGIDLERKELVLEAADRRRADVVGEDVTFVANLNNNVTTACNTGCLFCNFKDTAHRFERGGEEHAGFTKPPAESRRIVRETLDRGISEVCSVSGLHPAFALDDEHHEILASHDAPAKTVNYKPPAAYEVDPGTYLDQMRAMSVGGIHLHSMTPEEAYHARRGTDWSYESVYRRLREAGLDSAPGTAAEILVDEVRDVICPGKIDSDGWVTAIEGAVAAGLDVTATIMYGHVENEMHRVMHLDVVRDLQDRVGGITEFVPLSFVHQNTPLYRRGVVDGGASDAEDELMIAVSRLFLDNVDNVQSSWVKYGNAKALKLLNCGANDLMGTILSEEITKRAGGEYGEFRSVADYVDMASAIGRPLVERSTDYRRRHRVNPDASTVGPRLGPRADGTPMLGRVTQVAADDD, via the coding sequence ATGTCTTCACGTCCGGTCCCGACTGACGTGACGTTCGAGCACGTCCCGGACACGGACCAGTCGTTCGAGAACGCCCTCGTGAAGGCCCGCGCGGGCGACCGTCTCACCGTCGACGACGGCGTCGAACTCCTCACCACGGGCACCGACGCCGACGGGATCGACCTCGAACGGAAGGAACTCGTCTTGGAAGCGGCCGACCGCCGCCGCGCCGACGTCGTCGGCGAGGACGTGACATTCGTCGCCAACCTCAACAACAACGTCACCACCGCCTGCAACACGGGCTGTCTGTTCTGCAACTTCAAGGATACCGCCCACCGGTTCGAGCGCGGCGGCGAGGAGCACGCCGGCTTCACCAAACCGCCCGCGGAGTCCCGGCGGATCGTCAGGGAGACACTCGACCGCGGCATCTCGGAAGTGTGTTCGGTGTCGGGCCTCCACCCCGCCTTCGCCCTCGACGACGAACACCACGAGATCCTCGCGTCCCACGACGCCCCGGCGAAGACGGTGAACTACAAGCCGCCCGCGGCGTACGAAGTCGACCCCGGCACCTACCTCGACCAGATGCGGGCGATGAGCGTCGGCGGCATCCACCTCCACTCGATGACGCCCGAGGAGGCGTACCACGCCCGCCGCGGAACCGACTGGTCGTACGAGTCGGTGTACCGCAGACTCCGCGAGGCGGGTCTCGATTCGGCACCGGGAACCGCGGCGGAGATCCTCGTCGACGAGGTGCGCGACGTCATCTGTCCCGGGAAGATCGACTCCGACGGGTGGGTCACCGCGATCGAGGGCGCGGTGGCCGCGGGGCTGGACGTGACAGCGACGATCATGTACGGCCACGTCGAGAACGAGATGCACCGCGTCATGCATCTCGACGTCGTCCGCGACCTGCAGGATCGAGTGGGGGGAATCACCGAGTTCGTCCCGCTATCGTTCGTCCACCAGAACACGCCGCTGTACAGGCGGGGCGTCGTCGACGGCGGGGCGAGCGACGCGGAGGACGAACTGATGATCGCCGTCTCGCGGCTGTTCCTCGACAACGTCGACAACGTCCAGTCGTCGTGGGTGAAGTACGGCAACGCGAAGGCGCTCAAACTGCTCAACTGCGGCGCGAACGACCTCATGGGAACGATCCTCTCCGAGGAGATCACGAAACGCGCCGGGGGCGAGTACGGCGAGTTCCGCTCGGTCGCCGACTACGTCGACATGGCGTCGGCGATCGGCCGCCCACTGGTCGAACGCTCGACCGACTACCGGCGGCGACACCGGGTCAACCCCGACGCGTCGACGGTCGGCCCCCGCCTCGGTCCGCGTGCTGACGGGACCCCGATGCTCGGCCGAGTGACACAGGTGGCGGCCGACGACGACTGA
- a CDS encoding PQQ-binding-like beta-propeller repeat protein, with translation MPAPDVTDSGQVDYGPAHETYATDEIPRVEVTDEMLLEDGENEESWLHYRGGYRGHGYTPCDALDTESVADLELEYIYHIDTGGGYEDSPTIVPGDPPILYTVGGYDKMAALNARTGEVYWVFQPRFRHHTDVSMARPYSRGVAVYGDTVYLNATDTTIYALDRYTGEERWSTRLHDPTDGYFQTQKPIVYDGMLILGHSGGERGVQGEYTAVDAETGEIEYSETFILKDKWPEESWRYGAGTAWMTPVIDPETETVYWSTGNPGPDFNANVRPGPNVMTCSTVATDAHTGELKWFYQILPHDWWDRDIASPPLVATPSDGRTRVFQQGKHGWVYMFDAESGKVTERSEPYGYHTDNEFERPGFSNEEAVEDQGPSLWGGSEWSPPSWSPKTDRFYALGNFTKNDLVAAHPDYEERAQGSYGYLDGFVGGGLKNDVLPTNEGGEVVAYDPETGARDWTHETPEIIMSGSLVTGGNVLVVGLPTSEIRFIDAETGDLLRREREPDAPVCAAPTSWYDPGTEKQYLAVAAGGGGDVARYKYPSRPGHLLVYSVDA, from the coding sequence ATGCCAGCACCAGACGTCACCGATTCGGGGCAGGTCGACTACGGCCCGGCACACGAGACGTACGCGACGGACGAGATCCCGCGGGTGGAAGTCACCGACGAGATGCTGCTCGAAGACGGCGAGAACGAGGAGTCGTGGCTCCACTACCGGGGCGGGTACAGAGGCCACGGCTACACCCCGTGTGACGCGCTCGACACGGAGAGCGTCGCGGACCTCGAACTGGAGTACATCTACCACATCGACACGGGCGGCGGCTACGAGGACTCGCCCACGATCGTCCCGGGCGACCCGCCGATCCTGTACACGGTCGGCGGTTACGACAAGATGGCGGCACTCAACGCCCGCACGGGTGAGGTGTACTGGGTGTTCCAGCCGCGGTTCAGACACCACACGGACGTCAGCATGGCCCGGCCGTACAGTCGGGGCGTCGCGGTGTACGGCGACACGGTGTATCTCAACGCGACTGACACGACGATCTACGCGCTCGACCGCTACACGGGCGAGGAGCGCTGGTCGACCCGCCTCCACGATCCGACGGACGGCTACTTCCAGACCCAGAAGCCGATCGTCTACGACGGGATGCTCATCCTCGGTCACTCGGGTGGGGAGCGGGGCGTCCAGGGCGAGTACACCGCTGTCGACGCCGAGACCGGCGAGATCGAGTACAGCGAGACGTTCATCCTCAAGGACAAGTGGCCCGAGGAGAGCTGGCGGTACGGTGCCGGCACGGCGTGGATGACCCCGGTCATCGATCCGGAGACGGAGACAGTTTACTGGTCGACGGGGAACCCCGGGCCGGACTTCAACGCGAACGTCCGGCCCGGGCCGAACGTGATGACGTGTTCGACGGTCGCGACCGATGCACACACCGGCGAGCTGAAGTGGTTCTACCAGATCCTTCCGCACGACTGGTGGGACCGCGACATCGCGAGCCCGCCGCTGGTCGCGACCCCGAGCGACGGTCGGACCCGGGTGTTCCAGCAGGGCAAACACGGCTGGGTGTACATGTTCGACGCGGAGAGCGGGAAGGTCACGGAACGGAGCGAGCCGTACGGCTACCACACGGACAACGAGTTCGAACGGCCCGGCTTCTCCAACGAGGAGGCCGTCGAAGACCAGGGGCCCTCTCTGTGGGGGGGGAGCGAGTGGTCGCCGCCGAGTTGGAGCCCGAAGACCGACCGGTTCTACGCGCTAGGGAACTTCACCAAGAACGACCTCGTCGCGGCCCATCCCGACTACGAAGAGCGGGCGCAGGGGAGTTACGGCTACCTCGACGGCTTCGTCGGCGGCGGGCTGAAGAACGACGTACTTCCCACGAACGAAGGCGGCGAAGTTGTGGCGTACGACCCCGAGACCGGGGCCCGCGACTGGACCCACGAGACGCCGGAGATCATCATGTCCGGCTCGCTCGTCACCGGCGGGAACGTTCTCGTCGTCGGCCTCCCGACCAGCGAGATCCGGTTCATCGACGCCGAGACGGGCGATCTCCTGCGCCGGGAACGGGAGCCCGACGCGCCGGTGTGTGCCGCGCCGACGAGCTGGTACGACCCCGGCACCGAGAAGCAGTACCTCGCGGTCGCCGCCGGTGGCGGCGGCGACGTGGCACGGTACAAGTACCCCTCGCGTCCGGGCCACCTGCTGGTCTACTCGGTCGACGCGTAG
- a CDS encoding phosphoribosylaminoimidazolesuccinocarboxamide synthase, whose product MTSVKEIRVDREPDVDGLGRGEFYFTDDYSVFDWGTMPDRIPEKGAALCTMGAANFELLDVNHVPTHYRGVYEEADARGEPKELGECETPPRTMAIDLARVPDLPADGDGYDYEAFHAAAGDGYVVPLEIVFRNTVPEGSSLRRRRSPETFDLPYDEWPDETVDLPTPIVEFSTKFEEQDRYLSEGEADAIAGRASLDRLEELALGVNTVVTMRAERAGFTHEDGKIEVVYDDGTLKVADVVGTFDENRFSYRGQELSKEVVRQYYRRTNPAWVDAVSTAKRAAREQGVADWRTRCTESPDPLPAEVVETVSNVYTAGTNAYTGFDWFDAPQLEAVVDSVADL is encoded by the coding sequence ATGACCAGCGTCAAGGAGATCCGCGTCGACCGCGAACCCGACGTGGACGGCCTGGGCCGCGGGGAGTTCTACTTCACCGACGACTACTCGGTCTTCGACTGGGGGACGATGCCGGACCGGATCCCCGAGAAGGGAGCCGCCCTCTGTACGATGGGGGCGGCCAACTTCGAACTCCTCGACGTGAACCACGTCCCGACGCACTACCGCGGGGTGTACGAGGAGGCGGACGCGAGGGGAGAACCGAAGGAACTCGGCGAGTGCGAGACGCCCCCGCGGACGATGGCGATCGACCTCGCGCGGGTGCCCGACCTGCCTGCCGACGGCGACGGCTACGACTACGAGGCGTTTCACGCCGCGGCTGGCGACGGCTACGTCGTCCCGCTGGAGATCGTCTTCCGCAACACGGTCCCCGAGGGGTCGTCGCTCAGGCGGCGACGCTCGCCTGAGACGTTCGACCTCCCGTACGACGAGTGGCCCGACGAGACGGTCGACCTCCCCACCCCGATCGTCGAGTTCTCCACGAAGTTCGAAGAGCAGGACCGCTACCTCTCCGAGGGGGAGGCCGACGCCATCGCGGGGCGCGCCAGCCTCGACCGGCTGGAGGAGCTGGCGCTCGGGGTGAACACGGTCGTGACGATGCGGGCCGAGCGCGCCGGCTTCACCCACGAGGACGGCAAGATCGAGGTGGTGTACGACGACGGGACGCTGAAAGTCGCCGACGTCGTCGGTACGTTCGACGAGAACCGCTTTTCGTATCGGGGTCAGGAGCTCTCGAAGGAGGTCGTCAGGCAGTACTACCGGCGGACGAACCCTGCGTGGGTCGACGCGGTGAGTACGGCGAAGCGGGCGGCCCGCGAGCAGGGGGTCGCCGACTGGCGGACGCGCTGTACGGAGTCGCCCGACCCGCTCCCGGCCGAGGTCGTCGAGACCGTCTCGAACGTCTACACCGCGGGGACGAACGCCTACACCGGCTTCGACTGGTTCGATGCGCCGCAGCTCGAGGCGGTCGTGGATAGCGTCGCCGATCTCTGA
- a CDS encoding PQQ-binding-like beta-propeller repeat protein: MAARGPSFSIRRGRIGDPRVSLELRRAGRCAQLYRRHLPHTAVPGPMNRRSVLGALASCTLTGVVGCLGEVGFGAAESTPTPVVNREVPPGDDGGETIPQFQGAPEHTGRVDATGPTDSVTTFWRRTPYRYDHSQPVVVGERVYVSFTGNLIQLDRSTGERRWLTDVGHDGASTPAVYDGTVYVTVWNGGADVDRGLAALDTESGAVEWRGVTDADVTTAPAVTVDGVFVGGGHETTTVAAFAHDGTERWRHDLGEYASTPAVADSTAIYGAGTARVVAYDAVSGERQWQFDTDGDVTAAPTVADGRVVVGTRAGALYALDVEDGSEDWTVDLPGPVRQSVAVADDRIVAPTERGLVTVDTGGSVQWTADAVSGATAPVIAGDGVYVGDERTVRSLSLTDGTEWWSFETRERTYTDVVLGGIRAAPTVTDGIVIVATQAGDVYALGEA, from the coding sequence GTGGCGGCTCGCGGTCCGTCGTTCTCGATCCGCCGCGGGAGGATCGGTGATCCTCGCGTCTCTCTCGAGCTTCGGAGAGCAGGGCGGTGCGCCCAACTCTACAGAAGGCACTTACCCCACACGGCGGTTCCTGGACCTATGAACAGGCGGTCGGTCCTCGGGGCTCTCGCGAGCTGCACCCTCACCGGGGTCGTGGGCTGTCTCGGAGAGGTCGGGTTCGGTGCGGCAGAGTCAACACCGACCCCGGTCGTGAACCGCGAGGTGCCGCCCGGGGACGACGGCGGCGAAACGATCCCGCAGTTCCAGGGCGCTCCCGAACACACGGGGCGGGTCGATGCAACCGGGCCGACTGACTCCGTCACGACGTTCTGGCGACGGACTCCCTACCGGTACGACCACTCTCAGCCGGTCGTCGTCGGTGAGCGAGTGTACGTCTCGTTCACCGGCAACCTGATCCAGTTGGACCGTTCGACAGGCGAGCGTCGGTGGCTCACCGATGTCGGTCACGACGGTGCCTCGACGCCCGCGGTGTACGATGGGACAGTCTACGTCACGGTCTGGAACGGCGGGGCTGATGTCGACCGTGGGTTGGCAGCTCTCGATACTGAGAGTGGTGCGGTCGAGTGGCGCGGCGTGACAGACGCAGACGTAACTACCGCCCCGGCCGTGACTGTCGACGGTGTGTTCGTCGGCGGTGGGCACGAGACGACAACTGTCGCAGCGTTCGCTCACGATGGTACCGAGCGCTGGCGTCACGACCTCGGCGAATACGCTTCGACACCGGCGGTGGCCGACAGCACTGCCATCTACGGGGCGGGAACTGCTCGCGTCGTCGCCTACGACGCCGTCTCGGGCGAACGGCAGTGGCAGTTCGACACCGATGGCGACGTGACAGCGGCGCCTACCGTCGCGGACGGCCGCGTCGTGGTCGGAACGCGGGCCGGTGCGCTGTACGCCCTCGATGTCGAGGATGGTTCCGAAGACTGGACGGTCGATCTTCCCGGTCCAGTTCGTCAGTCGGTCGCCGTGGCTGACGACCGAATCGTCGCCCCGACAGAGAGGGGGCTGGTGACGGTCGATACCGGGGGCTCTGTACAGTGGACTGCCGACGCGGTTTCGGGAGCCACTGCACCGGTGATCGCCGGAGATGGCGTATACGTCGGCGACGAGCGGACGGTACGGTCGCTGTCGCTGACCGATGGAACGGAGTGGTGGTCGTTCGAGACCCGAGAACGCACCTACACTGACGTCGTGCTCGGAGGTATTCGGGCCGCGCCGACCGTCACGGATGGCATCGTCATCGTCGCCACCCAGGCCGGTGACGTGTACGCGTTAGGCGAGGCGTGA